One part of the Dyadobacter sp. 676 genome encodes these proteins:
- a CDS encoding RagB/SusD family nutrient uptake outer membrane protein → MAGAAPAVTTTNVDEFEKAVWAERYFELCYEGKMWFDILRTRKVRNDLTRQWDNFVGHKTVYSKTFTEKNLLLPIPQRETDNNKALVQNVGF, encoded by the coding sequence GTGGCTGGGGCGGCACCGGCCGTGACGACGACCAATGTGGACGAATTCGAGAAAGCCGTTTGGGCCGAGCGGTACTTCGAGCTTTGTTATGAAGGCAAGATGTGGTTCGACATACTTCGCACGCGCAAGGTTCGGAACGATCTCACCCGACAATGGGACAATTTCGTGGGCCATAAAACTGTTTACAGCAAGACCTTCACCGAAAAGAACCTGCTCCTACCCATCCCGCAGCGCGAAACGGACAACAACAAGGCGCTTGTTCAGAATGTAGGATTTTAG
- a CDS encoding Gfo/Idh/MocA family oxidoreductase: MSSFENESPIRVLVVGCGNMGASHAFAYQLLDGFEICGIVSTGKSKEVLNEKLGGGYALFNDYETALKETKPDAVCISTYPDTHEDFAIKALEAGAHVFIEKPLADTVEGAKRVVEAAKKANKKVVVGYILRVHPSWERFVTEAQGLGKPLVMRMNLNQQSHGYMWGVHRNLMKSLSPIVDCGVHYIDVMCQMTRSKPLRVNAIGARLTDDIPAGNYNYGQLQIWFEDGSVGWYEAGWGPMISETAFFVKDVIGPKGSASIVAKDAGGTGKSSSVEAHTKTESIRVHHADLNGSDEFAKEDTWINLEDEPDHQELCNREQRYFLRAIKEDLDLTDHLSDAVTSLQIAFACDESVKTGRTVDLA; the protein is encoded by the coding sequence ATGTCATCTTTTGAAAACGAAAGCCCCATCCGCGTACTGGTAGTCGGTTGCGGGAACATGGGTGCTTCCCACGCTTTTGCCTACCAGCTCCTGGATGGTTTCGAGATCTGCGGAATCGTTTCGACCGGAAAAAGCAAGGAGGTCCTCAACGAAAAACTCGGCGGCGGTTATGCCCTTTTCAATGATTATGAAACGGCATTGAAAGAAACCAAACCCGATGCCGTCTGTATTTCAACTTATCCCGATACGCACGAGGATTTCGCGATCAAGGCGCTCGAAGCCGGTGCGCACGTGTTCATCGAAAAGCCGCTTGCCGATACCGTCGAAGGCGCAAAGCGGGTAGTGGAAGCTGCCAAAAAGGCGAATAAAAAAGTGGTAGTTGGCTACATCCTGCGCGTACACCCATCGTGGGAGCGTTTCGTGACCGAAGCGCAGGGCCTGGGCAAGCCGCTGGTCATGCGGATGAACCTCAACCAGCAAAGCCACGGCTACATGTGGGGCGTTCACCGCAACCTCATGAAGAGCCTCAGCCCGATCGTGGATTGCGGCGTGCATTACATCGACGTGATGTGCCAGATGACCCGCTCGAAGCCGCTCCGTGTGAATGCGATCGGCGCACGCCTGACCGACGATATTCCGGCAGGAAACTACAACTACGGCCAGTTGCAAATCTGGTTCGAAGATGGTTCGGTGGGCTGGTACGAAGCCGGCTGGGGGCCGATGATCAGCGAAACGGCATTCTTCGTGAAAGACGTGATCGGACCGAAAGGCTCGGCGTCGATTGTCGCGAAAGACGCGGGCGGTACCGGAAAATCATCTTCCGTAGAGGCACATACGAAAACCGAATCGATCCGTGTACACCACGCCGACCTGAACGGTTCCGACGAATTTGCGAAGGAAGACACGTGGATTAACCTCGAAGACGAGCCCGACCACCAGGAACTTTGCAACCGCGAGCAGCGCTACTTCCTGCGCGCGATCAAGGAAGACCTCGACCTGACCGACCACCTGTCGGACGCCGTTACCAGCTTGCAGATCGCATTCGCTTGTGACGAGTCGGTGAAAACCGGACGGACGGTGGATCTCGCCTGA